Proteins co-encoded in one Gracilimonas sp. genomic window:
- a CDS encoding type II toxin-antitoxin system Phd/YefM family antitoxin yields the protein MSQIQLDQDIRSLSDFRANAASYIERVKSKRRPLVLTQHGKSSAVLIDVEDYQKLLDKIQLLEEVSTARKELENGEGISQKDFFSELRAKYTS from the coding sequence ATGTCGCAAATTCAACTTGACCAAGACATTCGATCACTCTCAGATTTTCGAGCTAATGCAGCCTCTTACATAGAGCGTGTTAAATCAAAACGACGGCCACTAGTTCTTACCCAACATGGTAAAAGTTCTGCAGTATTAATTGATGTAGAAGATTATCAAAAACTACTCGATAAGATTCAATTATTGGAAGAAGTATCCACTGCCCGAAAGGAATTAGAAAATGGCGAAGGTATTAGCCAGAAAGATTTTTTTAGTGAACTGAGAGCCAAATACACCTCATGA
- a CDS encoding putative toxin-antitoxin system toxin component, PIN family, with the protein MKIFTDTNVLVSAFTARGLCADLLEVILADHQLITGEIVLTELERVLTKKLNVPQNKVSKTLLFLRKYQIEPIPDKPSDVKVRDEDDRWVLESALRAKADILVTGDKDLLVIANNVPQLKIISPRGFWELLKE; encoded by the coding sequence GTGAAAATTTTTACTGACACCAACGTATTAGTAAGTGCTTTCACCGCAAGGGGATTATGTGCAGACCTTCTTGAAGTTATTCTTGCAGATCATCAGTTAATAACTGGGGAAATTGTTTTAACTGAATTGGAACGGGTACTAACTAAGAAACTCAATGTTCCACAGAACAAAGTTTCCAAAACACTTTTATTTCTTCGAAAATATCAAATAGAGCCGATTCCTGATAAACCTTCTGATGTAAAAGTAAGAGATGAAGATGATCGATGGGTGTTGGAGTCAGCATTGAGGGCAAAAGCCGACATATTAGTAACCGGAGATAAGGATTTATTGGTCATAGCAAACAATGTACCACAACTAAAGATTATTTCGCCGCGAGGGTTTTGGGAATTACTAAAAGAGTAA
- a CDS encoding ribbon-helix-helix protein, CopG family codes for MDTTLTIRIDKELDQLLEESSKKSGRSKSELVRQALKRQLSIETFQELRKQLLPYGEAQGWLTDEDVFREVS; via the coding sequence ATGGATACAACTCTCACTATTCGAATTGACAAAGAACTAGATCAACTTCTTGAAGAATCATCGAAAAAGTCCGGTCGTTCAAAAAGTGAATTAGTCCGACAAGCTTTAAAACGGCAATTATCCATTGAGACTTTTCAGGAATTGCGTAAACAACTTTTACCCTATGGAGAAGCCCAAGGGTGGCTTACCGATGAAGATGTTTTTCGTGAAGTTTCGTGA
- a CDS encoding Fic family protein yields MISEIHKTALHHLYEFAGELRQVNMSKGGFTFPTAKFLPDIIQEFETEFLGDLPKHVEGYEELIQYVAPIHAELLFIHPFREGNGRTARLFVDLIAAKFDFEKFSFGKITEKKMSEYIKAVQSAAEKNYQPMIELFRMLEK; encoded by the coding sequence TTGATCTCGGAAATTCACAAGACTGCTCTACATCATTTATACGAATTTGCAGGAGAACTCAGACAAGTGAATATGTCCAAAGGTGGATTTACTTTTCCAACGGCTAAATTTCTGCCAGACATTATTCAGGAATTTGAAACTGAGTTTCTTGGTGATCTTCCAAAGCATGTAGAAGGATATGAAGAGCTCATACAATATGTTGCCCCAATACACGCAGAATTACTATTTATTCATCCATTCAGAGAGGGGAATGGACGTACAGCTCGACTCTTCGTAGATTTAATTGCGGCAAAGTTTGATTTCGAAAAATTCAGCTTCGGAAAGATTACAGAGAAGAAGATGTCGGAATACATAAAAGCTGTGCAATCGGCAGCAGAAAAGAATTACCAGCCGATGATCGAGCTTTTCAGGATGTTGGAGAAGTAA
- a CDS encoding type II toxin-antitoxin system RelE/ParE family toxin, whose translation MTIKFHSEARKEFFETSEYYEEQVVGLGDDFIDEVEKVLDVIEKQPSSGTKITKTERRFLVSRFPYGIIYSVEDELITIFAVMNLRRKPGYWESRT comes from the coding sequence GTGACTATTAAATTTCATTCAGAAGCCAGAAAAGAATTCTTTGAAACTTCGGAATACTACGAGGAACAGGTTGTTGGCCTTGGGGATGATTTTATTGATGAAGTAGAAAAAGTTTTAGATGTCATTGAAAAACAACCTTCATCCGGAACTAAAATCACTAAAACAGAACGAAGATTTTTAGTTTCACGCTTTCCGTATGGAATCATCTACTCTGTGGAAGATGAGCTTATTACCATATTTGCCGTCATGAATTTAAGGCGAAAGCCAGGGTACTGGGAATCTCGAACCTAA
- a CDS encoding addiction module protein produces MITDFKEIENSALNLDRKNKARLADKLLQSIHGKIDPEIEQAWIDEVQKRKESLKSGDASLHSATEVLKEARKRVQK; encoded by the coding sequence ATGATTACCGATTTCAAAGAGATAGAAAATTCTGCCTTAAATCTTGACCGTAAGAATAAAGCCCGCCTGGCTGATAAATTATTACAAAGTATTCATGGTAAAATTGATCCTGAAATAGAACAGGCTTGGATTGATGAAGTTCAAAAGAGAAAGGAATCGCTTAAATCAGGAGATGCCTCTCTTCACTCAGCTACTGAAGTTTTAAAAGAAGCGAGAAAACGTGTTCAAAAGTGA
- a CDS encoding integron integrase produces the protein MKKPKLLEQVRTEIRRRNYSYKTETAYTNWIKRFIKFHDFRHPDKLAKSEIVDYLNYLANDINVAASTQNQALCALVFLYEHILEQPFGTLDDLKRAKKPKRLPVVLSKNEIARVLQHLSGVKKLVVQLLYGSGFRISEALRLRVHDLDFEYQQINVRNSKGLRDRVTILPERLQPLLKTHIQKVRNLHAKDLNKGYGSVVLPKALRRKYPNAETELGWQYIFPSKTRAKDPRSGKWQRYHISGSTIQKAVKEAFHKAQINKKASCHTFRHSFATHLLQNGYDIRTVQELLGHKNLKTTMVYTHVINKGGNYIKSPVDVL, from the coding sequence ATGAAAAAACCAAAACTTTTAGAGCAAGTCCGTACCGAAATAAGACGCAGGAATTACAGCTACAAAACAGAAACCGCATATACCAATTGGATCAAGAGGTTCATAAAGTTTCATGATTTCAGGCATCCGGACAAATTGGCTAAATCCGAGATCGTGGACTATCTGAATTACCTGGCCAACGATATAAATGTGGCAGCCTCCACCCAAAACCAGGCCTTGTGCGCTCTTGTTTTTCTATACGAGCATATACTCGAACAACCTTTCGGAACACTGGATGATCTGAAAAGAGCAAAGAAACCAAAACGCCTTCCTGTGGTACTTTCAAAAAATGAAATAGCAAGGGTACTGCAACACTTATCGGGAGTAAAAAAGTTAGTTGTGCAGTTACTCTACGGTTCCGGATTCAGGATTTCTGAGGCACTCAGGCTTAGAGTTCACGATCTTGATTTTGAGTATCAACAGATCAATGTCAGAAATAGTAAGGGACTTCGTGATCGGGTGACCATATTACCGGAAAGATTGCAGCCTTTACTGAAGACCCATATTCAGAAAGTGAGAAACTTACATGCCAAAGATCTAAATAAGGGATATGGAAGCGTGGTACTGCCAAAAGCATTAAGACGAAAATATCCTAATGCAGAAACCGAATTGGGTTGGCAATATATATTTCCTTCTAAAACCAGGGCAAAAGATCCGCGGAGCGGTAAATGGCAGCGATACCATATTTCCGGCTCAACAATTCAGAAAGCAGTTAAAGAAGCATTCCATAAAGCCCAAATTAATAAGAAAGCGAGTTGTCATACATTTCGCCACTCCTTTGCAACGCATCTCCTTCAAAACGGCTACGACATCCGCACCGTCCAGGAACTGCTGGGCCACAAAAACCTGAAGACGACCATGGTTTACACCCATGTAATAAATAAAGGCGGCAACTACATCAAAAGTCCGGTGGATGTTTTGTAG
- a CDS encoding AMP-binding protein has protein sequence MFKSRLHMFEFKKKEAPHVFLSSQHGMYTYSDLERFTAFFKDLVEEKADSLKWPVAFLSESSDMLIFGIAACWKLGIPFIPINPKVKDDELKEYLEALKPVLVFTDTGNRRRLGDDHVVKMDENFFLNAFTHDVRNIDLPEPDSIKDSQIFGYFFTSGTTSKPKIVPLKRRQIISAAEASAQNFKPDPNHFWLLCLPLNHIGGISIILRSVIYDTAIYRLGEFHEEMVKEFLGENKRFQAASLVPTMLKRLLDDPLFKTHREFKSILLGGGPISETLLKKSAERGIPIVSSYGMTETCAQIIANPLLAPSGMYTPLKSVGKPFPPNEMQIRDDNGKVLGKNQSGALWLKGPQVFDGYYDSNENQNRFDDAGWFNTGDYGHMNGFGHLFIESRRSDLIITGGENVNPTEVEEAMRKLSTIDEAVVIGLPDEEWGQKVTAVVTLKNGKTPELEEIREELKSHLTDFKIPKELKIVKDFPKTGTGKVKRWELVKQFG, from the coding sequence ATGTTTAAGTCACGGTTACATATGTTTGAGTTTAAGAAAAAAGAAGCGCCGCACGTGTTTCTGTCTTCTCAGCATGGCATGTACACCTACAGTGATTTAGAACGCTTCACCGCTTTCTTTAAAGATTTGGTTGAAGAAAAAGCCGATTCGCTCAAATGGCCCGTTGCTTTTCTATCTGAGTCGAGCGATATGCTGATATTCGGAATTGCCGCCTGCTGGAAACTGGGCATCCCCTTCATTCCCATCAATCCAAAAGTTAAAGACGATGAACTGAAGGAATACCTCGAAGCGCTGAAACCCGTACTCGTTTTTACTGATACGGGAAACCGGCGGCGACTTGGTGACGACCATGTGGTTAAGATGGACGAGAATTTTTTCCTGAATGCTTTCACGCATGATGTCCGAAATATTGATCTTCCCGAACCGGACTCCATTAAAGACTCCCAGATATTCGGTTACTTTTTCACCTCCGGCACCACCAGCAAACCGAAGATTGTACCTCTTAAACGCCGGCAGATTATAAGTGCGGCGGAAGCTTCTGCACAAAATTTTAAACCCGACCCGAATCATTTTTGGCTGCTGTGTCTTCCCTTGAATCACATCGGCGGTATTTCCATCATTCTTCGTTCGGTTATTTATGATACAGCTATTTATCGCCTGGGTGAATTTCATGAGGAAATGGTGAAGGAATTCCTGGGCGAGAATAAACGCTTTCAGGCCGCTTCCCTGGTTCCCACCATGTTAAAGCGCCTGCTTGATGATCCGCTGTTTAAAACCCACCGGGAATTTAAATCTATTTTGTTGGGTGGCGGACCCATTTCAGAAACCCTGCTGAAAAAATCGGCCGAGCGAGGCATTCCTATCGTATCCAGTTATGGGATGACGGAAACCTGTGCCCAAATCATAGCCAATCCCCTGCTTGCTCCCTCCGGCATGTACACGCCGCTCAAGAGCGTCGGCAAGCCCTTCCCGCCAAATGAAATGCAGATCCGGGATGACAACGGAAAAGTATTGGGTAAAAATCAGTCGGGCGCTCTGTGGCTGAAAGGCCCGCAGGTTTTTGACGGGTATTACGACAGCAACGAAAACCAAAACCGCTTTGATGACGCCGGCTGGTTTAACACCGGCGACTATGGCCACATGAACGGTTTCGGGCACCTGTTCATTGAATCGCGCCGAAGCGACCTGATTATTACCGGCGGCGAAAACGTGAATCCCACCGAAGTGGAAGAAGCCATGCGTAAGCTCTCCACCATTGATGAAGCCGTGGTGATCGGACTGCCGGATGAAGAATGGGGCCAAAAAGTAACGGCTGTAGTTACACTGAAAAACGGCAAAACTCCCGAGCTGGAAGAAATCAGGGAAGAATTAAAATCCCACCTTACCGACTTCAAAATTCCCAAAGAGCTAAAGATCGTTAAAGACTTTCCCAAAACCGGCACCGGCAAGGTAAAACGCTGGGAGCTGGTTAAGCAGTTTGGGTGA
- the menC gene encoding o-succinylbenzoate synthase produces the protein MLKYYTYRLPFKQPFRTAGSEFSHREGIILVYKEDGIEAYGEIAPLPGFSEESLEQVKEVLKINHGHLQESIRTGEGKQTLTVLDQIHRFPSLSFGIDTLLHDLQAKKANKPLGTFLFPDFPESVKANATLSIQEPAQVISKANVLTAQGFTTLKVKAGKNFNAELKLLQDLRNQFPDLAIRIDANQSWTKDEAIQNLKALDSLNIEYCEQPVHKDKFSDMAAVQQAVKTPVAADESLRNKKDATELSELKAGSLFIVKPMLLGTFDTIFVTKRTADTHNIEVMVTTMLESAVGRAMTSILAAGLGNQKRAHGLATGSLLDKDISSDEWMNNPVIRFPEKAGLGISLDMEGLKKLF, from the coding sequence ATGCTGAAGTACTACACATACCGCCTTCCCTTCAAGCAACCGTTCCGCACAGCCGGGTCTGAGTTTTCGCACCGGGAAGGTATTATCCTGGTTTATAAGGAAGACGGTATTGAAGCTTACGGTGAAATTGCTCCTCTCCCCGGCTTTTCAGAGGAATCTTTGGAGCAGGTTAAGGAAGTCCTTAAAATTAACCATGGTCATCTGCAGGAAAGTATTCGTACAGGCGAAGGTAAACAAACTCTGACTGTATTGGACCAAATTCACCGGTTCCCTTCCCTCAGCTTTGGGATTGATACTCTTTTGCACGACCTGCAAGCAAAGAAAGCCAATAAACCATTGGGCACATTTCTTTTTCCTGATTTTCCGGAGTCTGTAAAAGCCAATGCCACCCTCTCTATACAAGAACCCGCACAGGTAATCAGCAAAGCAAATGTTTTAACAGCGCAGGGGTTCACCACCTTGAAGGTAAAAGCAGGTAAGAACTTTAATGCTGAACTTAAATTATTGCAGGATCTCCGAAACCAATTTCCGGACCTGGCAATCAGGATTGATGCCAACCAAAGCTGGACCAAAGACGAAGCCATACAGAATCTGAAGGCGTTGGATTCGTTGAATATTGAGTATTGTGAACAACCGGTTCACAAAGATAAATTTTCAGATATGGCGGCAGTTCAGCAAGCTGTAAAAACACCCGTTGCTGCCGACGAATCTTTACGGAACAAAAAGGATGCCACTGAACTATCAGAGCTTAAGGCCGGCAGCTTGTTTATTGTAAAACCTATGCTATTGGGTACATTCGATACTATTTTCGTAACAAAACGTACGGCAGATACTCATAATATAGAAGTGATGGTTACAACTATGCTCGAGTCAGCAGTGGGAAGAGCAATGACATCCATCCTTGCAGCGGGTTTGGGAAATCAAAAACGGGCACACGGATTGGCGACCGGAAGTTTGTTGGACAAAGACATCAGTTCGGATGAATGGATGAACAATCCCGTCATTCGGTTCCCGGAAAAAGCCGGGCTGGGAATTTCACTGGATATGGAAGGATTAAAAAAGTTATTTTAA
- a CDS encoding 1,4-dihydroxy-2-naphthoate polyprenyltransferase: MKESKFALWVEAARPQTLAAALVPVLVGASLAWQSHSLNWVNTSVGLICAFLIQIGTNFANDYFDFVKGSDTDERIGFRRATAAGLISAEAMKKATILTMGLAFVLGLYLVWAAGWVVLAIGVLSLIFGILYTGGPFPLGYNGLGDIFVFIFFGIVAVMTTYYVNALEWSEASFWASLAVGALCVNILVVNNLRDVEQDRKSGKRTIGVLFGEITLKFEYLMMVALAFAIPPHFYVQLGYNLWIMLPYLSLPLAAYYTYRIWTEQDKTQLNPMLERTAQYMVIFGVLLSIGILMN, translated from the coding sequence TTGAAAGAATCAAAATTTGCTCTTTGGGTTGAAGCAGCCCGCCCACAAACCCTTGCTGCTGCGCTTGTCCCCGTTTTAGTTGGAGCCTCCCTTGCCTGGCAGTCTCACTCCCTGAACTGGGTCAATACATCGGTCGGCCTGATCTGTGCATTCCTTATTCAGATAGGTACCAATTTCGCCAACGACTATTTCGACTTTGTGAAAGGCTCCGACACGGACGAACGTATTGGCTTCCGGCGGGCAACGGCGGCCGGACTGATTTCTGCTGAAGCCATGAAAAAAGCTACCATCCTCACTATGGGACTGGCTTTTGTACTTGGGCTTTACCTGGTTTGGGCTGCGGGATGGGTGGTCTTAGCGATCGGAGTTCTATCCCTGATATTTGGAATTCTTTACACCGGCGGGCCTTTCCCTTTGGGTTATAACGGACTCGGTGATATTTTTGTGTTCATCTTTTTCGGGATTGTAGCGGTTATGACTACTTACTATGTGAATGCCCTTGAATGGTCGGAAGCTTCATTCTGGGCATCCCTTGCCGTGGGTGCGCTTTGTGTGAATATCCTGGTTGTCAATAATCTCCGGGATGTGGAACAGGACCGGAAATCCGGGAAGCGTACCATTGGCGTTCTGTTTGGGGAAATTACCCTCAAATTTGAGTACCTGATGATGGTTGCGCTGGCCTTTGCCATCCCCCCTCATTTTTATGTGCAACTGGGTTATAATTTGTGGATTATGTTGCCTTACCTGAGCCTGCCTTTAGCGGCATATTACACCTATAGAATTTGGACAGAACAAGACAAAACCCAACTAAACCCCATGCTTGAACGAACGGCCCAATACATGGTTATTTTTGGTGTTTTGCTTTCCATCGGCATACTGATGAATTAA
- a CDS encoding glutamine synthetase III, protein MTKVAQRYDNLAAARNFKPGKAKNSTMDIPEIFGENTLTLDKLEERLPKAAWKDLQKTIDEGESLNIDVADAVALAMKDWATEKGATHFTHWFQPLTGSTAEKHDSFITPNQGGGAMAVFSGKDLIQGEPDASSFPSGGLRPTFEARGYTAWDPTSPAFLIENQNGTYLCIPTAFASWKGEALDHKTPLLRSSDALNKAAKAALKLFGIESKKVNSTVGCEQEYFLIDQEFVYRRPDILTSGRTLVGAKPPRGQELDDHYFGSIPERVLSFMLEAEKELYKLGIPVKTRHNEVAPSQYELAPIFEMSNVAADHQQLTMMVLKKVAKKYGLECLLHEKPFDGLNGSGKHLNWSLSTAEGDNLLEPGESPHENMKFLFFFTAVLLGVYRHQDLLRISVAHAGNDHRLGANEAPPAIISSFIGDQLNDIVEQLISGGAKSSKQGGLLGLGSPVLPHLPKHAGDRNRTSPFAFTGNKFEFRALGSNQSPSFPIVVLNTIVAEAIEDMTEDLNKAKKGDSIEKALAKVLSSRLKECKAVIFNGDGYSDEWQDEAKERGLLNLKTTPDALPYLTEKENITLFKKYKVLNKKEMLSRKEIWTEQYITTRTIEVDTIESIAKTMIYPAVVRYIGELSKAVDQTKALELDHSGSLNMLNKVNDGLNRLNTALEKLAEVQGKLSYKDTSDHARKVETDVLPIMKDIRDAIDFLERYVADDYWPLPVYREMLFIK, encoded by the coding sequence ATGACCAAAGTCGCACAACGCTACGATAACTTAGCCGCCGCCCGGAACTTCAAGCCCGGGAAAGCCAAAAACTCAACGATGGATATCCCTGAAATTTTCGGGGAGAATACGCTGACTCTCGACAAGCTGGAAGAACGCCTTCCCAAAGCAGCCTGGAAAGATCTTCAGAAAACAATTGATGAAGGGGAGTCACTGAATATTGACGTTGCCGATGCCGTGGCTTTGGCCATGAAAGATTGGGCTACCGAAAAAGGAGCTACTCACTTTACCCACTGGTTTCAGCCGTTAACCGGATCTACTGCTGAGAAACATGACAGTTTCATCACGCCTAACCAGGGAGGAGGTGCCATGGCGGTATTCTCCGGAAAGGATTTGATACAGGGGGAGCCGGATGCCTCCAGCTTTCCGAGCGGTGGCTTACGCCCCACTTTCGAAGCGCGCGGTTACACAGCCTGGGATCCAACATCTCCGGCTTTTTTAATAGAAAATCAAAATGGAACCTACTTGTGTATCCCAACCGCCTTTGCTTCCTGGAAGGGAGAAGCTCTGGATCATAAGACCCCTCTGCTTCGCTCCAGTGATGCACTGAATAAAGCCGCAAAAGCAGCATTGAAGTTATTCGGCATCGAGTCCAAAAAGGTAAACTCTACTGTTGGATGTGAGCAGGAGTACTTTTTAATAGATCAGGAATTCGTGTACCGCCGACCTGATATTTTGACTTCCGGCCGTACCCTGGTGGGAGCTAAACCGCCGCGCGGACAAGAATTGGATGATCATTACTTCGGCTCTATTCCCGAGCGTGTGCTTTCGTTTATGCTGGAGGCCGAGAAGGAATTATACAAGCTGGGTATCCCGGTAAAAACCCGTCATAATGAAGTAGCTCCGAGTCAGTATGAGCTGGCCCCGATTTTTGAAATGTCGAACGTTGCGGCCGATCACCAACAGCTCACCATGATGGTGCTCAAAAAAGTAGCCAAGAAATACGGGCTTGAGTGTCTGCTTCACGAAAAACCGTTTGACGGGCTGAACGGAAGCGGTAAGCACTTAAACTGGTCGCTTTCAACAGCAGAAGGGGATAACCTGCTGGAGCCGGGAGAAAGTCCGCACGAAAATATGAAGTTCTTATTCTTCTTCACAGCTGTGCTGCTGGGGGTATATCGTCACCAGGATCTGTTGCGAATTTCAGTAGCCCATGCCGGAAATGATCATAGGTTGGGTGCCAATGAGGCCCCGCCGGCAATCATTTCTTCCTTTATCGGCGACCAGCTGAATGATATTGTTGAACAGTTGATCAGTGGTGGGGCCAAGAGCTCGAAACAAGGCGGTTTGCTGGGACTTGGAAGTCCGGTTCTTCCACACCTGCCGAAGCATGCCGGCGATCGTAATCGAACTTCTCCTTTTGCTTTCACCGGAAATAAATTTGAATTCCGTGCTTTGGGATCCAATCAGTCACCTTCCTTCCCCATTGTGGTTTTAAATACCATTGTTGCCGAAGCCATAGAAGATATGACTGAAGACCTGAACAAAGCCAAGAAAGGGGATTCTATTGAAAAAGCTCTTGCTAAGGTGTTGAGCAGCCGTCTGAAGGAATGCAAAGCTGTTATTTTCAATGGAGATGGATACTCAGATGAATGGCAGGATGAAGCAAAAGAGCGTGGTTTACTTAATTTGAAAACCACACCGGATGCTTTGCCCTATCTCACAGAAAAAGAGAACATTACTCTGTTCAAAAAATATAAGGTATTGAACAAGAAAGAGATGCTTTCCCGAAAAGAGATCTGGACCGAGCAGTACATCACCACCCGCACCATTGAGGTGGATACGATTGAATCCATAGCCAAAACGATGATTTATCCCGCTGTGGTTCGCTATATCGGGGAACTCAGCAAAGCTGTGGATCAAACAAAAGCACTGGAATTGGATCATTCAGGATCCCTCAATATGCTTAATAAAGTGAATGATGGGCTGAACAGGCTGAATACTGCTCTTGAGAAGCTGGCTGAAGTTCAGGGCAAACTGTCTTACAAAGATACTTCCGATCACGCCAGGAAAGTGGAAACGGATGTGCTTCCGATTATGAAAGATATTCGGGATGCCATCGACTTTCTGGAGCGATATGTGGCTGATGATTACTGGCCGCTTCCGGTGTACCGTGAGATGCTCTTTATTAAGTAA
- a CDS encoding T9SS type A sorting domain-containing protein, with protein sequence MFDRTINTIVAGLVVLFLTTGVELQAQSSVDDGRKSKKSALLFKHSDKPLLPSDVLNARFKTDNDIGRSTMQWASEEGWMDAYRITYSYSTDRLTITQNWQIYDGEGWVGDGAYIFTFSEEGYPLSYSFEFGGDVFSEVFHYSAGRLDSATFSETYEGASYSEKIELEYVTDDSIQIYSTVFSEGGQPELTGYFVNRQDAFVEAYYETEYTDRYIYSGIDFDEYLTNVFNEFFFVEMYNDEYYEGDDVWIPYSRTTLAYDGQLVIEVEEEYFYESEGEWMAEYRNTFTYENGKIAEDLATYSFDGMTWDDDSRTLYEYGMVTSIDEINDDISTFKLSQNYPNPFNPTTQIAYEISAPGKVLLEVYNVLGERVATLVNANQVAGEYVAGFNASGFPSGIYYYKLVSGQHQQVRSMTLIK encoded by the coding sequence ATGTTTGACAGAACTATAAATACCATTGTAGCCGGTTTAGTCGTGCTTTTCCTGACTACCGGCGTAGAACTACAGGCTCAATCATCGGTAGATGACGGCCGTAAATCAAAGAAATCTGCACTGCTATTCAAGCATTCAGATAAACCTTTATTACCATCAGATGTACTGAATGCGAGATTTAAAACTGATAATGATATCGGAAGGAGCACCATGCAATGGGCTTCAGAAGAAGGCTGGATGGATGCATACCGAATTACCTATTCGTACAGCACCGATCGGCTGACCATTACCCAAAACTGGCAGATTTACGACGGTGAAGGCTGGGTTGGTGATGGCGCTTATATATTCACATTTTCAGAAGAGGGATATCCATTGAGTTATTCATTTGAGTTCGGGGGAGATGTATTTTCTGAAGTATTTCATTACTCCGCCGGAAGACTGGACTCGGCTACCTTCAGTGAAACTTATGAAGGGGCATCCTATTCAGAAAAAATCGAGCTCGAATACGTTACCGACGATTCGATCCAAATATACAGCACCGTCTTTAGTGAGGGAGGTCAGCCAGAACTAACCGGGTATTTTGTAAACCGGCAAGACGCCTTTGTAGAAGCGTACTATGAAACCGAATACACCGACAGGTACATCTATTCAGGTATAGATTTTGATGAGTATTTAACCAATGTATTCAATGAGTTCTTTTTCGTGGAGATGTATAACGATGAATACTATGAGGGTGATGATGTTTGGATACCGTATTCAAGAACTACCCTGGCTTATGACGGGCAACTTGTTATCGAAGTAGAAGAAGAATACTTCTATGAAAGCGAAGGGGAGTGGATGGCTGAATACAGAAATACCTTTACCTACGAAAACGGGAAGATTGCAGAAGACCTGGCAACCTATTCTTTTGACGGAATGACCTGGGATGACGACAGCCGGACATTGTATGAGTACGGAATGGTTACTTCTATTGATGAGATAAATGATGATATATCCACCTTCAAACTATCCCAAAACTACCCGAACCCGTTCAACCCCACTACACAAATTGCCTACGAGATATCGGCTCCCGGCAAAGTATTGCTGGAAGTGTACAATGTGTTGGGCGAACGTGTGGCTACATTGGTTAATGCCAATCAGGTAGCCGGTGAGTATGTAGCGGGCTTCAATGCATCCGGGTTTCCAAGCGGGATCTACTACTACAAACTGGTATCAGGGCAACACCAACAGGTACGTTCGATGACGCTTATCAAGTAA